One Maribacter dokdonensis DSW-8 genomic region harbors:
- a CDS encoding PorP/SprF family type IX secretion system membrane protein, with the protein MKYHILLLFTVLVIGLKSNAQEGIPVYFDYLSDNYYLVFPSMAGIGEGGKIRATARKQWFDVDDAPSLQTINAHFRLGDSPSGIGAIVFNDANGYHSQTGLKLTYAHHLRMGGNDVRQLNQLSFGLSGTILQSSLDETEFRSVTPDPAVSGIKLSSSYANVDIGVSYNYGEFYTHFAVTNALTGSKRNLYYRDRNDNPDELVIDNIRRFLVSAGYIFGRSEWQFEPSVLFQLTEFTKEKSLDINAKVYKDVDFGRIWGGLSYRRSFDGAQYQDAGSFGEQRLQLITPIVGANFKNFMVSYNYSYQMNDYRFDNGGFHQITLGYDFGQTERKYDCYCPAAN; encoded by the coding sequence ATGAAATACCATATTCTATTATTGTTTACCGTGCTTGTGATTGGTCTTAAATCTAATGCACAAGAAGGTATTCCTGTTTATTTCGATTATTTGTCAGATAACTATTATTTGGTTTTTCCTTCTATGGCCGGTATTGGTGAAGGTGGAAAAATTAGGGCTACTGCAAGAAAGCAATGGTTTGATGTTGATGATGCACCTAGTTTGCAAACCATTAATGCCCATTTTAGGTTAGGTGATTCTCCAAGTGGTATAGGTGCAATAGTTTTTAACGATGCTAATGGCTATCATTCTCAAACCGGACTTAAACTTACTTACGCTCATCATTTAAGAATGGGCGGTAATGATGTAAGACAGTTAAATCAACTATCTTTTGGTCTTAGCGGTACTATATTACAGAGTAGCTTGGATGAAACCGAATTTAGATCGGTAACTCCCGATCCTGCCGTTTCAGGAATAAAATTAAGTTCTTCTTACGCAAATGTCGATATTGGTGTTTCATACAATTATGGAGAGTTTTACACGCATTTTGCGGTTACAAATGCATTGACCGGAAGCAAAAGAAATTTGTACTATAGGGATAGAAATGATAACCCAGATGAATTGGTAATTGATAATATTAGAAGGTTTTTAGTATCTGCAGGGTATATCTTTGGAAGAAGTGAATGGCAGTTTGAGCCATCAGTACTTTTTCAGTTAACTGAATTTACCAAGGAGAAGAGTTTAGATATTAACGCCAAGGTTTATAAAGATGTAGATTTTGGTCGTATTTGGGGCGGACTCTCATATAGAAGAAGTTTTGATGGAGCTCAATATCAAGATGCAGGTTCATTTGGAGAGCAACGCTTACAGTTGATAACCCCTATAGTTGGTGCTAATTTTAAAAACTTTATGGTGTCGTATAATTATTCGTATCAAATGAATGATTATCGTTTTGATAATGGCGGGTTTCACCAAATTACCTTAGGGTATGATTTTGGACAGACAGAGCGTAAGTATGATTGCTACTGTCCCGCCGCTAATTAA
- a CDS encoding vWA domain-containing protein: MKILKQLGSIGIGLLTISSVYACNTNERRKPIELIAHATNPVEPKKDNTVQIALLLDTSNSMDGLINQAKSQLWDIVNEFSLAKCGNDTRPNLQIAIYQYGNDNLTASEGYIQQVLGFSSDLDEISEKLFSLTTNGGEEYCGKVLQTSLQQLPWNQNPDLLRMIFIAGNEPFDQGRYNYRNATTNANEKGVTVNTIFCGNYELGINTDWKKGASLTGGEYMAIDHNKKVVHINTPYDDIIIKLNSKLNTTYISYGTLGREKYQAQKVQDENALEMEEAIAVKRAVSKSSRLYNNKKWDLVDAYADEEFEISTVEKDQLPNELKNKNEKEIKDYIESKKAERIQIQKEIQGYNSKRLAYIAEHQNADKSGELENAMIKAIKKQAESKNYSWE; this comes from the coding sequence ATGAAAATCTTAAAACAACTTGGATCTATAGGTATTGGACTATTGACCATATCTAGCGTATATGCCTGTAATACTAACGAAAGAAGAAAACCAATTGAACTAATTGCACATGCTACTAACCCAGTAGAACCAAAAAAAGACAATACTGTTCAAATAGCGTTGTTATTGGATACAAGTAATAGCATGGACGGTTTAATCAACCAAGCCAAGTCTCAACTTTGGGATATTGTAAACGAGTTCAGTTTGGCTAAATGCGGAAATGACACTAGACCCAACCTACAAATTGCAATATATCAATATGGGAATGACAATCTTACAGCAAGTGAAGGATACATTCAACAAGTTCTTGGATTTAGTAGTGATCTTGATGAAATTTCTGAAAAACTCTTCTCATTAACCACCAACGGTGGTGAAGAATATTGTGGTAAAGTTTTACAAACATCGCTACAACAATTACCATGGAACCAAAATCCAGATTTACTACGAATGATTTTCATTGCCGGTAACGAGCCTTTTGACCAAGGAAGGTATAATTATAGAAATGCGACCACCAATGCTAATGAAAAAGGGGTTACGGTCAACACTATTTTTTGTGGAAATTACGAATTGGGCATAAACACAGACTGGAAAAAAGGGGCATCATTAACAGGCGGAGAGTATATGGCTATTGATCACAATAAAAAAGTGGTTCATATAAATACTCCTTATGATGACATCATAATCAAGCTCAATTCAAAATTAAACACCACATATATTTCGTACGGTACTTTAGGAAGAGAAAAGTACCAGGCACAGAAAGTTCAAGATGAAAATGCTTTAGAGATGGAAGAAGCCATTGCCGTTAAAAGAGCTGTTAGCAAAAGTTCAAGACTTTACAATAATAAAAAATGGGACTTAGTTGATGCCTATGCCGATGAGGAATTTGAAATTAGTACTGTTGAAAAAGATCAATTACCCAATGAGCTGAAGAACAAAAACGAAAAAGAAATCAAAGATTATATTGAATCTAAAAAAGCAGAAAGAATACAGATACAAAAAGAGATTCAAGGATATAACTCTAAACGTTTAGCATATATAGCCGAACATCAAAACGCTGATAAATCAGGTGAATTAGAAAATGCCATGATCAAGGCGATCAAAAAGCAAGCCGAATCAAAAAATTATAGCTGGGAGTAA
- a CDS encoding LytR/AlgR family response regulator transcription factor: MSLNAIIVEDEANSREILRNYISKYCPSVQLLGEASSIKDALTLIGSNSLDLVFLDVEMPFGNAFDLLDQLPDRTFETVFVTAYDHYAKDALNNHAAYYLTKPINIDELVNAVAYVETVREKEASLEGEVLSTKSNGVEGKLTLPQQDGFQVLNIADILYCKADDNYTEIYLLNKKILVSKTLKYFEDALKNYPFARVHKSFLVNVNEVVKYKKGKGGSVVMSNGKEVMVSASKKKDFLSYFN, from the coding sequence ATGAGCTTAAATGCAATTATAGTGGAAGATGAGGCCAATAGTAGGGAGATATTACGAAATTATATCTCTAAATATTGCCCTAGTGTACAATTGTTGGGAGAGGCTTCATCAATTAAGGATGCTTTGACTCTAATTGGGAGTAATAGTTTAGATCTCGTTTTTTTAGATGTAGAAATGCCGTTCGGTAATGCTTTTGATTTACTGGATCAACTGCCCGATAGAACTTTTGAAACCGTTTTTGTTACCGCGTATGATCATTATGCAAAAGATGCTTTAAACAATCATGCTGCATACTACCTAACCAAGCCAATTAATATAGATGAACTGGTAAATGCAGTAGCTTATGTAGAAACTGTTCGTGAAAAAGAGGCAAGTTTGGAAGGAGAAGTGCTAAGTACAAAATCTAATGGGGTAGAGGGGAAATTGACTTTGCCTCAACAAGATGGTTTTCAAGTCCTGAATATTGCCGATATTTTGTATTGTAAGGCAGATGATAATTATACTGAAATTTACCTGTTGAACAAGAAAATATTAGTGAGTAAAACCTTAAAGTATTTTGAGGATGCATTAAAAAATTATCCTTTTGCGCGTGTTCATAAATCTTTTTTGGTCAATGTGAACGAGGTGGTGAAGTATAAAAAAGGTAAAGGGGGCAGCGTGGTGATGTCTAACGGAAAAGAAGTTATGGTGTCCGCTTCAAAAAAGAAAGATTTTCTATCATATTTTAATTAA
- a CDS encoding NifU family protein: MKEYSITVVKTNNPHILKFETNHLLVQRKNYEFKNIDEAKNSPLAQQLFYLPFIKTVYISGDFIGLERYDIVQWEDVKDEVAQQLVEYLNAGEPIVIEEDMDKPIPVTVYAEVTPNPSTIKFVASKKIVGSAFEFKNIDEARDSKLATELFQFPFVKQVFIDENYVSVSKYEVAEWDDITVELREVIRNFITEGKQIVADNAKAIGAEAQVSETITAESTVELDETSQEIVDILEEYVKPAVASDGGNIMFQSYDTDSKTVNVILQGACSGCPSSTFTLKNGIETMLKNMMGDKVNEVVALNG, encoded by the coding sequence ATGAAAGAGTATTCAATCACGGTAGTAAAAACCAACAACCCACATATATTAAAATTCGAAACTAACCACTTGTTAGTACAGCGAAAAAATTACGAATTTAAAAATATTGACGAAGCCAAGAACAGTCCATTAGCCCAACAATTATTCTATCTTCCGTTTATTAAAACAGTTTATATTTCTGGAGATTTTATTGGATTGGAACGTTACGATATTGTTCAATGGGAAGATGTAAAAGATGAGGTGGCACAACAACTAGTTGAGTACTTAAATGCAGGTGAGCCAATAGTCATAGAGGAAGATATGGACAAACCCATACCGGTTACCGTATATGCGGAAGTAACTCCCAACCCATCTACAATAAAATTTGTAGCCAGTAAAAAAATAGTAGGGTCTGCATTCGAATTTAAGAATATAGACGAAGCAAGAGATTCTAAACTAGCTACCGAACTATTTCAATTTCCGTTTGTGAAACAGGTATTTATAGATGAAAATTACGTTTCTGTTTCTAAATATGAAGTTGCGGAATGGGATGATATAACCGTAGAACTACGAGAAGTAATAAGAAATTTTATTACCGAAGGAAAACAAATAGTAGCGGATAATGCCAAAGCTATAGGAGCTGAAGCCCAAGTATCCGAAACTATTACTGCCGAAAGTACAGTTGAGCTTGATGAAACTTCACAAGAGATTGTTGATATTTTGGAAGAATATGTAAAACCGGCTGTAGCTAGTGATGGAGGAAATATTATGTTTCAATCTTATGACACGGACAGCAAAACTGTAAACGTAATTCTACAAGGCGCCTGTAGCGGTTGCCCGTCTTCTACATTTACCCTAAAAAACGGTATAGAAACAATGTTGAAAAATATGATGGGCGACAAGGTAAATGAGGTAGTTGCGCTAAACGGCTAA
- a CDS encoding thioredoxin domain-containing protein has translation MPHSQKHTNNLIKESSPYLLQHAHNPVHWEAWNEDTLQKAKDENKLILISIGYAACHWCHVMEHECFEDEEVAETMNAHFINIKVDREERPDIDHIYMDALQMMTGSGGWPLNILALPDGRPFWGATFVKKTDWIQVLNQLQKLYIEDPNKITGYAENMAQGLKEINSITKTSNDELINSNEIEKIIQDWSNYFDTFLGGYKRAPKFMMPTNMNCLLHYAHSHNDDTIYEYVNTTLTRMAWGGIFDHVGGGFSRYAVDTKWHVPHFEKMLYDNGLLISLYSNAYAATNKQLYKSTVEKTISFLEEELLDKSNGFYSSLDADSLTKNGKLVEGAYYVWQKEELIRILKDDFEIFEEYFNINSYGLWEEDNYVLIRDGKALNIAMKHSITKKELKQIITQCLVLLKKERKKRNKPRLDDKILTAWNGLALKGLTDAYRYLENPHYLDLALRNAQFIIEKMSAEDGGLYRNFKNGESTIKGFLEDYASVIEAFIGLYEVSYDDKWLNHSLRLTKYVIDHFTDSETGLFYFTSSKEDGLIRRTLEIADNVIPSSNSIMAHNLHKLSKYFPEDNLDIRLNKIMTSMKSTITENPQNNSNWLHLAQLMDQKFFEMVAIGENFEPICKTLMKNYLPNVIFAASNAKNSNLPLLMNRYVMNKTLIYVCNHGSCQMPVEEPKKALDLLTTNIS, from the coding sequence ATGCCCCATTCACAAAAGCATACTAACAACCTAATTAAAGAAAGTAGTCCTTATTTACTTCAACACGCCCACAATCCTGTTCATTGGGAAGCCTGGAACGAAGACACTTTACAAAAGGCAAAAGACGAGAATAAATTAATATTGATAAGTATTGGTTACGCAGCATGTCATTGGTGCCATGTTATGGAGCATGAATGCTTTGAAGATGAAGAGGTTGCTGAAACCATGAATGCCCATTTTATCAATATCAAGGTAGACAGGGAAGAAAGACCAGATATTGACCACATTTACATGGATGCACTTCAAATGATGACCGGTAGCGGCGGCTGGCCTTTAAATATTTTGGCCCTACCAGATGGTAGGCCTTTTTGGGGAGCTACTTTTGTTAAAAAAACCGATTGGATTCAAGTACTGAACCAACTTCAAAAACTGTACATAGAAGACCCTAATAAAATTACAGGGTATGCTGAAAATATGGCTCAGGGTCTAAAAGAAATCAATTCAATTACAAAGACCAGTAATGACGAGCTCATTAATTCAAACGAAATTGAAAAAATAATACAGGACTGGTCTAACTATTTTGATACGTTTTTAGGCGGATACAAACGCGCCCCAAAGTTTATGATGCCTACAAACATGAATTGTTTACTACATTATGCCCACTCCCATAATGATGACACTATTTATGAGTACGTAAACACCACCTTGACCAGAATGGCTTGGGGTGGCATATTTGACCATGTTGGCGGTGGTTTTTCAAGATACGCGGTAGACACCAAGTGGCACGTACCACATTTTGAAAAGATGCTATATGACAATGGTCTATTAATTAGTCTTTATTCTAATGCATATGCCGCTACCAACAAGCAACTTTATAAAAGTACCGTTGAGAAAACCATTTCATTTTTAGAAGAAGAGCTACTAGACAAGAGCAATGGATTTTACTCTTCTTTAGATGCCGATAGTTTAACCAAAAATGGCAAGTTGGTAGAAGGAGCGTATTATGTTTGGCAAAAAGAAGAATTAATAAGAATACTAAAGGATGATTTTGAAATTTTCGAGGAGTATTTCAATATAAACTCCTACGGTCTTTGGGAAGAAGACAACTATGTGCTAATTAGAGACGGCAAAGCTTTGAACATAGCAATGAAGCACTCCATAACCAAAAAGGAGTTGAAACAAATTATAACCCAATGCCTTGTTTTATTAAAAAAGGAAAGAAAAAAACGCAACAAACCTAGGTTAGACGATAAGATTTTAACTGCTTGGAACGGACTTGCCTTAAAAGGTCTTACCGATGCTTACAGGTACTTGGAGAATCCTCACTATTTAGATCTCGCATTAAGAAATGCACAATTCATTATTGAAAAAATGTCTGCTGAGGACGGTGGACTGTATCGTAATTTTAAGAACGGAGAAAGCACCATTAAAGGATTTTTAGAAGATTATGCATCGGTCATTGAGGCTTTTATTGGTCTTTATGAAGTTTCGTATGATGACAAATGGCTTAACCACAGTTTAAGACTTACAAAATACGTAATAGACCATTTTACCGACAGTGAAACCGGACTCTTTTACTTCACATCTTCCAAAGAAGATGGGCTTATTAGAAGAACCTTGGAAATTGCAGATAACGTAATACCATCTTCTAACTCTATTATGGCACATAATCTACATAAACTCTCCAAGTATTTTCCAGAGGATAATTTAGATATTCGCTTAAACAAGATAATGACTTCAATGAAGTCTACGATAACAGAAAACCCTCAAAATAATTCTAATTGGCTTCATTTGGCTCAACTAATGGATCAGAAATTCTTTGAAATGGTCGCTATCGGTGAAAATTTTGAACCCATTTGCAAAACACTCATGAAGAACTATCTTCCAAACGTTATATTTGCGGCTTCAAACGCAAAAAATAGCAACTTACCTTTATTGATGAATAGGTATGTAATGAACAAAACGCTTATTTATGTTTGTAATCACGGAAGCTGTCAAATGCCTGTTGAAGAACCAAAAAAGGCTTTAGATTTATTGACTACAAACATCTCATAG
- a CDS encoding tetratricopeptide repeat-containing sensor histidine kinase → MKDYCIYIMVCLFLGWNVIYSQSQNNALKFNLKGRVEVRSTGQPISGVSISNDMGVFVVTNALGEFEIKTRIGDQLIIEHQDIETLWYNVEKNDDVLILVEGFESSAGDRSNSPPDISIRHQQLLDSAEHYKAKDIEKSIDFVAQSIALLGKRGRRKELARSLSKLGEVYQYYKQLDLAIDNYEDALENNKTIATSLLLGRAYNLTSRFNETIGLLDPLSKVKTMPPYQSAVLYELLGDAKKGEGKTKEAIELYNRGLLIAEKNQNTSKMIDLNSKLADSYSIDNQAMEAEAYYRNSLELAVQSAPKRALQEKEKVADFYNTKSRFNEEINMRKSSLQELKRLNAPNVGLKKLELGDTITSQRINYKIANAYISQDKYNEAIPFLEKSIVEADSDDDLVVQKDATRKLSEVYKVKGDFTKALETYQTYVALVDSLYVRKEQEISRASRFNREIANAQNRLTGLEQERELSKSKYDLALTEQELVKESNKRQQLVIYSLIFGLLLTLLAAFFFYRSNQQQKLANNLLALKSLRSQMNPHFIFNALNSVNNFISKSDERSANRYLSDFSKLMRSVLENSEEDFIPLEKELQQLELYIKLEHSRFEDKFDYQITVDETVQVSKFQIPPMLLQPYIENAIWHGLRYREEKGELLVDVKENSEDSIVISIIDNGIGRKKSAEIKTQNQKKQKSKGMGIIQKRVAILNDMYTDKVDIKISDLQENGTGTKVLFILKREK, encoded by the coding sequence ATGAAAGATTATTGTATTTACATAATGGTTTGTTTGTTTTTGGGGTGGAACGTTATCTATTCACAATCTCAAAACAATGCACTAAAATTCAATTTAAAAGGTAGGGTTGAGGTTAGGAGCACAGGACAACCAATTTCCGGTGTTTCTATTTCAAATGATATGGGGGTGTTCGTGGTTACTAATGCCTTGGGAGAATTTGAAATTAAAACAAGAATTGGTGATCAACTCATAATTGAGCATCAGGATATTGAGACATTATGGTATAATGTTGAAAAAAATGATGATGTACTGATCTTGGTAGAAGGCTTTGAGTCTTCGGCTGGTGACAGGTCAAATTCACCGCCTGATATTTCTATAAGACATCAACAACTGTTAGATTCCGCAGAACACTACAAAGCCAAGGATATTGAAAAGAGTATTGACTTTGTGGCCCAATCTATAGCTTTATTAGGAAAAAGAGGGAGAAGGAAGGAATTGGCACGATCGCTTTCCAAACTTGGGGAGGTCTATCAATATTACAAGCAATTGGATTTAGCTATTGATAACTATGAAGATGCGTTAGAGAACAATAAGACCATTGCCACATCTTTATTGTTGGGCAGGGCGTACAATTTAACGTCAAGATTCAATGAGACTATAGGTTTATTGGATCCGTTGTCGAAGGTAAAAACAATGCCGCCTTATCAAAGTGCAGTACTTTATGAACTATTAGGTGATGCTAAAAAGGGTGAGGGCAAAACCAAAGAAGCAATAGAGTTGTATAACAGAGGTCTGTTGATTGCCGAAAAAAATCAGAATACCTCAAAAATGATCGACTTGAATTCCAAATTGGCCGATTCATATTCTATTGATAACCAAGCTATGGAGGCAGAGGCTTATTATAGAAATTCATTGGAACTTGCGGTACAATCAGCACCAAAAAGGGCATTGCAAGAAAAAGAAAAGGTAGCGGATTTTTACAATACTAAAAGTAGGTTCAATGAAGAAATCAATATGCGTAAAAGTAGTTTACAGGAATTAAAAAGATTGAACGCGCCTAATGTTGGACTTAAAAAGCTTGAACTTGGAGATACGATAACATCACAACGAATAAATTATAAGATTGCAAATGCCTACATCTCTCAAGATAAGTACAATGAGGCAATTCCCTTTTTAGAAAAGAGTATTGTTGAGGCTGACTCAGATGATGATTTGGTGGTGCAAAAAGATGCCACAAGAAAACTGTCTGAAGTGTATAAGGTGAAAGGGGATTTTACCAAGGCCTTGGAAACTTACCAGACTTACGTGGCATTGGTAGATTCATTATATGTACGAAAAGAACAAGAAATCTCTAGGGCTAGTCGCTTTAATAGAGAGATAGCAAATGCTCAAAACCGACTTACGGGCTTGGAACAGGAGCGAGAACTGTCTAAAAGTAAATATGATTTAGCTTTAACGGAGCAAGAGCTGGTAAAGGAAAGTAATAAGAGACAACAGCTGGTTATCTACTCTTTAATATTTGGGTTATTATTGACCCTTTTGGCAGCCTTCTTCTTTTATCGAAGTAATCAACAACAGAAATTGGCAAATAACTTATTAGCCTTGAAATCATTGCGCTCTCAAATGAATCCGCATTTTATTTTCAACGCATTAAATTCCGTTAATAATTTTATTTCTAAAAGTGATGAGCGCAGTGCTAATAGATATCTTAGTGACTTTTCCAAATTAATGCGCTCTGTACTAGAAAACTCTGAAGAAGATTTTATTCCCTTAGAAAAAGAATTACAGCAATTGGAATTATACATAAAGCTAGAGCATTCTAGATTTGAAGACAAATTTGACTATCAAATTACCGTAGATGAGACTGTACAGGTATCCAAGTTTCAAATACCTCCAATGTTATTACAACCCTACATTGAAAATGCCATTTGGCATGGATTAAGATATAGGGAAGAAAAAGGAGAGCTTTTAGTTGACGTTAAGGAGAATAGTGAAGACTCTATAGTAATTTCAATTATAGATAATGGTATTGGCAGAAAGAAATCTGCAGAAATAAAAACCCAAAATCAAAAGAAACAAAAATCTAAAGGAATGGGTATTATTCAAAAACGCGTGGCAATATTGAATGATATGTATACCGATAAGGTGGATATTAAAATTTCAGATTTACAAGAGAACGGAACCGGAACTAAAGTTTTATTTATTTTAAAAAGGGAGAAATGA
- a CDS encoding dodecin family protein produces MAVLKVIEILANSDNGWEDAAKKAVAEASKSVKNIKSVYINEQSATVEDGKIKNYRVNVKITFEVK; encoded by the coding sequence ATGGCAGTTTTAAAAGTAATCGAAATTTTAGCAAATTCTGACAACGGATGGGAAGATGCAGCAAAAAAAGCAGTTGCGGAAGCATCTAAATCAGTAAAAAATATAAAATCGGTTTATATCAACGAGCAAAGCGCTACCGTTGAAGATGGAAAAATCAAAAATTACAGAGTAAATGTTAAAATCACTTTTGAAGTGAAGTAA
- a CDS encoding gamma carbonic anhydrase family protein translates to MIKAVRGKEPIIGEDCFIAENATIVGEVSMGKQCSVWFNAVLRGDVHFIKMGNKVNVQDGAVVHCTYLKSPTTIGNNVSIGHNAIVHGCTIHDNVLVGMGSIIMDDCIVESNSIIAAGAVLTKGTHVPSGSIFAGMPAKKIKDISPELSSGEINRIAEAYTMYSGWFKE, encoded by the coding sequence ATGATAAAAGCGGTTAGGGGTAAAGAACCAATTATAGGGGAAGATTGTTTTATAGCTGAAAATGCAACAATAGTTGGTGAGGTAAGTATGGGTAAGCAATGTAGTGTTTGGTTCAATGCAGTTTTAAGGGGAGATGTTCATTTTATAAAAATGGGCAATAAAGTAAATGTTCAAGATGGTGCTGTGGTTCATTGTACGTATTTGAAGTCTCCAACAACTATTGGTAATAATGTTTCTATTGGTCATAATGCAATTGTTCATGGTTGTACCATTCATGATAACGTATTGGTGGGTATGGGAAGTATAATTATGGATGATTGCATTGTAGAAAGTAATAGTATAATTGCAGCAGGAGCAGTTCTTACAAAAGGAACCCATGTGCCGTCTGGAAGTATTTTTGCCGGTATGCCCGCAAAGAAGATAAAGGATATTAGTCCTGAGCTTAGTTCAGGTGAAATTAATAGAATTGCAGAGGCATATACAATGTATTCAGGCTGGTTTAAAGAATAA